In one window of Corallococcus macrosporus DNA:
- a CDS encoding TetR/AcrR family transcriptional regulator, protein MSGTAGGTTRQEQERSRVTRQKLMTAAIDVLVEKGWAGATMGAIAERAGVSRGACQHHFPTRAALVAAAVEHVFHQQVEELVRRAKGLSESRRRVEPLLNLLHDVYAGPLFTAATHLWVAAGADEELKALLLPLETHVGREVHRLTVELLGLDERDRDVRDAVRATLGLLRGLALANLLHDDTARRRKVLAHWARTLEAQLTPKRAAQSD, encoded by the coding sequence ATGAGCGGCACGGCGGGCGGAACGACACGGCAGGAGCAGGAGCGCAGCCGGGTGACGCGGCAGAAGCTGATGACGGCCGCCATCGACGTGCTCGTGGAGAAGGGCTGGGCGGGGGCGACGATGGGCGCCATCGCCGAGCGCGCGGGGGTGTCGCGCGGCGCCTGCCAGCACCACTTCCCGACGCGCGCGGCCCTGGTCGCGGCCGCCGTGGAGCACGTCTTCCACCAGCAGGTGGAGGAGCTGGTGCGGCGCGCGAAGGGCCTGTCGGAGAGCCGGCGGCGCGTCGAGCCCCTCTTGAACCTGCTCCACGACGTCTACGCCGGACCGCTCTTCACGGCCGCGACGCACCTGTGGGTGGCGGCCGGGGCCGATGAGGAGCTGAAGGCCCTCCTGCTGCCGCTCGAAACGCACGTGGGCCGCGAGGTGCACCGGCTCACCGTCGAGCTGCTCGGACTCGATGAGCGCGACCGCGACGTGCGCGACGCCGTGCGCGCGACGCTGGGCCTCCTCCGGGGCCTGGCGCTCGCGAACCTGCTCCACGACGACACCGCCCGGCGCCGCAAGGTGCTCGCGCACTGGGCACGGACGCTCGAAGCCCAGCTCACACCGAAGCGCGCCGCGCAATCCGACTGA